A genomic segment from Streptomyces antibioticus encodes:
- a CDS encoding vitamin B12-dependent ribonucleotide reductase: MTETASGPARGSRAKGTKATKGLRIERIHTTPGVHPYDEVAWERRDVVMTNWRDGSVNFEQRGVEFPDFWSVNAVNIVTSKYFRGAVGTPQREVSLKQLIDRIVKTYRKAGEDHKYFSSPADAEIFEHELAYALLHQIFSFNSPVWFNVGTPQPQQVSACFILAVDDSMESILDWYKEEGMIFKGGSGAGLNLSRIRSSKELLSSGGNASGPVSFMRGADASAGTIKSGGATRRAAKMVVLDVDHPDIEDFIQTKVSEEEKIRVLRDAGFDMDLGGDDITSVQYQNANNSVRVNDEFMQAVEQGGQFGLRARMTGEVIEKVDAKALFRKIAEAAWACADPGIQYDGVINNWHTCPESGRITASNPCSEYMHLDNTSCNLASLNLMKFLKDDGQGTQSFQTERFQQVVELVITAMDISICFADFPTQKIGENTRAFRQLGIGYANLGALLMATGHAYDSDGGRALAGAITSLMTGTAYRRSAELAAVVGPYDGYARNADAHKRVMKQHSDANAVAVQADDLDSPVWAAATEAWQDVLRLGEKNGFRNSQASVLAPTGTIGLAMSCDTTGVEPDLALVKFKKLVGGGSMQIVNGTVPQALRRLGYQEEQIEAIVAHIADHGNVIDAPGLKQEHYEVFDCAMGERAISPMGHVRMMAAIQPWISGAISKTVNMPETATVEEVEEIYFEAWKLGVKALAIYRDNCKVGQPLSAKTKEKEKAEITEKAEDTIRTAVEKVVEYRPVRKRLPKGRPGITTSFTVGGAEGYMTANSYPDDGLGEVFLKMSKQGSTLAGMMDAFSIAVSVGLQYGVPLETYVSKFTNMRFEPAGMTDDPDVRMAQSIVDYIFRRLALDFLPFETRSALGIHSAEERQRHLETGSYEPNDEDVDVEGLAQSAPRQTDLKAVVTPKADIEVAAPAPKQAHTSAELVEMQLGIQADAPLCFSCGTKMQRAGSCYICEGCGSTSGCS, encoded by the coding sequence ATGACAGAGACGGCGAGCGGTCCGGCACGAGGGTCCCGAGCGAAGGGCACCAAGGCCACCAAGGGACTGCGTATCGAGCGCATCCACACCACCCCCGGCGTGCATCCGTACGACGAGGTCGCCTGGGAGCGCCGTGACGTCGTCATGACCAACTGGCGCGACGGCTCGGTCAACTTCGAGCAGCGTGGCGTCGAGTTCCCCGACTTCTGGTCGGTGAACGCGGTCAACATCGTCACCAGCAAGTACTTCCGGGGCGCCGTCGGCACCCCGCAGCGCGAGGTGAGCCTCAAGCAGCTCATCGACCGGATCGTGAAGACCTACCGGAAGGCCGGCGAGGACCACAAGTACTTCTCCTCGCCCGCCGACGCCGAGATCTTCGAGCACGAGCTGGCGTACGCCCTCCTGCACCAGATCTTCAGCTTCAACAGCCCCGTCTGGTTCAACGTCGGCACCCCGCAGCCCCAGCAGGTCTCCGCCTGCTTCATCCTGGCCGTCGACGACTCCATGGAGTCGATCCTCGACTGGTACAAGGAAGAGGGCATGATCTTCAAGGGCGGCTCCGGCGCCGGCCTGAACCTCTCCCGCATCCGCTCCTCCAAGGAGCTGCTGTCCTCCGGCGGCAACGCCTCCGGCCCGGTCTCCTTCATGCGCGGTGCCGACGCCTCCGCCGGCACCATCAAGTCCGGTGGCGCCACCCGCCGCGCGGCCAAGATGGTCGTCCTCGACGTCGACCACCCGGACATCGAGGACTTCATCCAGACCAAGGTCAGCGAGGAGGAGAAGATCCGCGTCCTGCGCGACGCGGGCTTCGACATGGACCTGGGCGGCGACGACATCACGTCCGTCCAGTACCAGAACGCCAACAACTCGGTCCGCGTGAACGACGAGTTCATGCAGGCCGTGGAGCAGGGCGGCCAGTTCGGCCTGCGCGCGCGGATGACCGGCGAGGTGATCGAGAAGGTCGACGCCAAGGCGCTCTTCCGCAAGATCGCCGAGGCCGCCTGGGCCTGCGCCGACCCCGGCATCCAGTACGACGGTGTCATCAACAACTGGCACACCTGCCCCGAGTCCGGCCGGATCACCGCGTCGAACCCGTGCAGCGAGTACATGCACCTGGACAACACGTCCTGCAACCTCGCCTCGCTGAACCTGATGAAGTTCCTCAAGGACGACGGCCAGGGCACCCAGTCCTTCCAGACCGAGCGCTTCCAGCAGGTCGTCGAGCTGGTCATCACCGCGATGGACATCTCCATCTGCTTCGCCGACTTCCCGACCCAGAAGATCGGCGAGAACACGCGCGCGTTCCGCCAGCTCGGCATCGGCTACGCCAACCTCGGCGCCCTGCTGATGGCCACCGGACACGCCTACGACTCCGACGGCGGCCGCGCACTGGCCGGTGCCATCACCTCCCTGATGACCGGCACCGCCTACCGCCGCTCCGCCGAACTGGCCGCGGTCGTCGGCCCGTACGACGGCTACGCCCGCAACGCCGACGCCCACAAGCGCGTCATGAAGCAGCACTCCGACGCCAACGCCGTCGCCGTCCAGGCCGACGACCTGGACTCCCCGGTCTGGGCCGCCGCCACGGAGGCCTGGCAGGACGTGCTGCGCCTCGGCGAGAAGAACGGCTTCCGCAACTCCCAGGCGTCCGTGCTCGCCCCGACCGGCACCATCGGCCTCGCGATGTCCTGCGACACCACCGGTGTCGAGCCCGACCTCGCGCTGGTCAAGTTCAAGAAGCTGGTCGGCGGCGGCTCGATGCAGATCGTCAACGGCACCGTCCCGCAGGCCCTGCGCCGCCTGGGCTACCAGGAGGAGCAGATCGAGGCGATCGTCGCCCACATCGCCGACCACGGCAATGTGATCGACGCCCCGGGTCTGAAGCAGGAGCACTACGAGGTGTTCGACTGCGCCATGGGCGAGCGCGCCATCTCCCCGATGGGCCACGTCCGCATGATGGCCGCGATCCAGCCCTGGATCTCCGGCGCCATCTCCAAGACGGTCAACATGCCGGAGACGGCGACCGTCGAGGAGGTCGAGGAGATCTACTTCGAGGCGTGGAAGCTGGGCGTCAAGGCGCTCGCGATCTACCGCGACAACTGCAAGGTCGGCCAGCCCCTCTCCGCGAAGACCAAGGAGAAGGAGAAGGCCGAGATCACCGAGAAGGCCGAGGACACGATCCGCACCGCGGTCGAGAAGGTGGTCGAGTACCGCCCGGTCCGCAAGCGTCTCCCCAAGGGCCGTCCCGGCATCACCACGTCCTTCACCGTCGGTGGCGCCGAGGGCTACATGACCGCCAACTCCTACCCGGACGACGGTCTCGGCGAGGTCTTCCTGAAGATGTCGAAGCAGGGCTCGACCCTCGCGGGCATGATGGACGCGTTCTCCATCGCCGTCTCCGTCGGCCTGCAGTACGGCGTCCCGCTGGAGACGTACGTCTCGAAGTTCACCAACATGCGCTTCGAGCCGGCCGGTATGACGGACGACCCGGACGTGCGGATGGCGCAGTCGATCGTCGACTACATCTTCCGCCGCCTGGCGCTCGACTTCCTGCCCTTCGAGACCCGCTCCGCGCTCGGCATCCACTCCGCCGAGGAGCGTCAGCGTCACCTGGAGACCGGTTCGTACGAGCCGAACGACGAGGACGTCGACGTCGAGGGCCTGGCCCAGTCCGCCCCGCGGCAGACGGACCTGAAGGCTGTCGTCACCCCCAAGGCCGACATCGAGGTGGCGGCGCCCGCCCCGAAGCAGGCCCACACCAGCGCCGAACTGGTGGAGATGCAGCTCGGCATCCAGGCCGACGCCCCGCTGTGCTTCTCCTGCGGCACGAAGATGCAGCGCGCCGGTTCCTGCTACATCTGCGAGGGCTGCGGCTCGACCAGCGGTTGCAGCTAG
- a CDS encoding TerD family protein, protein MNGLNKGIRKVEMALKWDPSPTGQSDTDLDIVAATYLADDPHGAPAYVVHFDSRSPDGTIILNRDSKDGKGFGWDEVMTLELDRLNARYTRVVLGVVIQQHREDRTFVNVANPAYRIREGYTVLAEGDFGDVLGATAATVAEFVRESDGWTFTSGVQGFEDDPATFTRVMGQVRRSS, encoded by the coding sequence GTGAACGGCCTCAACAAGGGGATCCGCAAAGTCGAGATGGCGCTGAAGTGGGACCCGAGTCCCACTGGGCAGTCCGACACGGACCTGGACATCGTTGCCGCGACCTACCTGGCGGACGATCCGCACGGCGCGCCCGCCTATGTGGTGCACTTCGACAGCCGATCCCCCGACGGCACCATCATCCTCAACCGTGACAGCAAGGACGGCAAAGGCTTCGGCTGGGACGAGGTCATGACGCTGGAGCTGGACCGGCTGAACGCGCGGTACACGCGTGTGGTGCTCGGTGTGGTCATCCAGCAGCACCGCGAGGACCGGACGTTCGTGAACGTGGCCAACCCGGCCTACCGGATACGGGAGGGCTACACCGTCCTGGCCGAGGGCGACTTCGGCGACGTCCTGGGCGCCACGGCCGCGACGGTCGCGGAGTTCGTGCGCGAGAGCGACGGCTGGACGTTCACCTCGGGCGTCCAGGGCTTCGAGGACGACCCGGCGACGTTCACCCGGGTGATGGGCCAGGTACGCCGGTCGTCCTGA
- a CDS encoding YdbC family protein, with translation MLVKWIRCTVVDRRGFERGQRKWAGLLGEPGFRGQGGGWSRGRPSVAHVFAFWESRAFYDSFMARSHDRLAQTQAGTFKDAQVRLFDYRFDVKTGFEPRFTDSDLLRVALCRVHEERAEHFTLMQEKVWNPAMAGSPGMIRGMFGEAPGHEFLVLSMWRSEAEHGKYRTERVERLALRAQTEADIAALTGDIVELESTWTV, from the coding sequence GTGCTGGTCAAGTGGATTCGCTGCACCGTGGTGGACCGCCGCGGTTTCGAGCGGGGGCAGCGGAAGTGGGCGGGGCTTCTGGGGGAGCCGGGGTTTCGGGGACAGGGCGGGGGCTGGAGCAGGGGACGGCCCTCGGTGGCCCATGTCTTCGCCTTCTGGGAGAGCCGCGCCTTCTACGACTCGTTCATGGCCCGTTCCCATGACCGGCTGGCCCAGACCCAGGCAGGCACTTTCAAGGACGCCCAGGTCCGGCTCTTCGACTACCGCTTCGACGTGAAGACGGGGTTCGAGCCCCGCTTCACCGACTCCGACCTGCTGCGGGTCGCCCTGTGCCGGGTCCACGAGGAGCGCGCCGAGCACTTCACCCTGATGCAGGAGAAGGTCTGGAACCCCGCCATGGCCGGCTCGCCCGGCATGATCCGCGGGATGTTCGGCGAGGCGCCGGGGCACGAGTTCCTGGTCCTGTCGATGTGGCGCTCCGAGGCCGAGCACGGAAAGTACCGCACCGAACGCGTGGAGCGGCTGGCGCTGCGCGCCCAGACCGAGGCGGACATAGCCGCCCTGACCGGGGACATCGTCGAGCTGGAGTCGACCTGGACGGTGTGA
- a CDS encoding histidine phosphatase family protein, with amino-acid sequence MARPRRIVLVRHGESTGNVDDTVYEREPDHALALTDRGRQQAEETGRRLREVLGRERVSVYVSPYRRTHETLRAFHLDSDLIRVREEPRLREQDWGNWQDRDDVRLQKAYRDAYGHFFYRFAQGESGADVYDRVGGFLESLFRSFEAPDHPPNVLIVTHGLAMRLFCMRWFHWTVAEFESLSNPGNAEMRMLVLGDDGKYTLDRPFDRWRDPEPYGITG; translated from the coding sequence ATGGCACGACCACGGCGCATCGTCCTTGTCCGGCACGGGGAGTCAACGGGCAATGTTGATGACACCGTCTACGAGCGTGAACCCGACCACGCACTAGCCCTCACCGACCGCGGGCGGCAACAGGCCGAGGAGACCGGCAGAAGGCTCAGGGAAGTGCTCGGCCGCGAGCGCGTCAGCGTGTACGTCTCACCGTATCGGCGCACCCACGAGACCCTGCGGGCCTTCCACCTCGACAGCGACCTCATACGCGTACGCGAGGAGCCCAGGCTGCGCGAGCAGGACTGGGGGAACTGGCAGGACCGCGACGACGTACGGCTTCAGAAGGCGTACCGGGACGCCTACGGGCACTTCTTCTACCGCTTCGCCCAGGGCGAGAGCGGAGCCGACGTCTACGACCGGGTCGGCGGCTTCCTGGAGAGCCTCTTCCGCAGCTTCGAGGCCCCCGACCACCCCCCGAACGTGCTCATCGTGACCCACGGCCTCGCCATGCGCCTCTTCTGCATGCGCTGGTTCCACTGGACGGTCGCCGAGTTCGAGTCGCTGTCGAACCCCGGGAACGCCGAGATGCGGATGCTCGTTCTTGGAGACGACGGTAAGTACACACTTGACCGGCCCTTCGACCGCTGGCGAGATCCGGAACCGTACGGGATCACCGGATAG
- a CDS encoding ADP-ribosylglycohydrolase family protein has product MTADSSPDGRLERALASLRGLSVGDALGSQFFVPVNYPLLKRRELPPGPWQWTDDTEMACSVVAVLAAHHRIDQDALAHAFADHHDFDRGYGPAVNRLLRLVREGADWRELSTALFNGQGSWGNGAAMRIAPLGAWYADDPEQATHQAEISSYPTHQHREAVVGAMAVAAAAALAGAPGGPPSAGALLDGVIALIPKSAVGAGLRRARDMLDYGDAATVAAVLGCGRRTSAHDTVPFALWSAARALGDFEGAFWTTAQVGGDVDTTCAIVGGVLAAGKAGAPPAAWADHVEALPEWVRGTE; this is encoded by the coding sequence ATGACCGCTGACTCCTCTCCCGACGGGCGCCTGGAGCGCGCCCTCGCCAGCCTGCGCGGACTCTCGGTGGGTGACGCACTGGGCTCGCAGTTCTTCGTCCCGGTGAACTACCCGCTGCTGAAGCGCCGCGAGCTGCCCCCCGGTCCCTGGCAGTGGACCGACGACACCGAGATGGCCTGCTCCGTGGTGGCAGTCCTCGCCGCCCACCACCGCATCGACCAGGACGCCCTCGCGCACGCCTTCGCGGACCACCACGACTTCGACCGCGGCTACGGCCCCGCCGTCAACCGACTGCTCCGGCTGGTCAGGGAGGGCGCCGACTGGCGCGAACTCTCGACCGCCCTCTTCAACGGCCAGGGCTCCTGGGGCAACGGCGCCGCGATGCGGATCGCCCCCCTCGGCGCCTGGTACGCGGACGACCCCGAGCAGGCCACCCACCAGGCGGAGATCTCCTCGTACCCCACGCACCAGCACCGGGAGGCCGTCGTCGGGGCCATGGCCGTCGCCGCGGCCGCCGCCCTCGCCGGGGCGCCGGGAGGACCGCCGAGTGCCGGCGCCCTGCTCGACGGCGTGATCGCGCTCATCCCGAAGAGCGCCGTCGGCGCCGGCCTGCGACGGGCCAGGGACATGCTCGACTACGGCGACGCGGCCACCGTCGCCGCCGTGCTGGGCTGCGGACGGCGCACCTCGGCCCATGACACCGTGCCCTTCGCCCTCTGGTCGGCGGCTCGCGCCCTCGGCGACTTCGAGGGCGCCTTCTGGACGACCGCCCAGGTGGGCGGCGACGTGGACACGACCTGCGCCATCGTGGGCGGCGTCCTGGCCGCGGGGAAGGCCGGTGCTCCACCCGCCGCCTGGGCGGACCATGTCGAGGCCCTGCCCGAGTGGGTGCGAGGCACTGAGTGA
- a CDS encoding ribonuclease HII, translated as MPYEPPTHTVERSLRATTGAKVIAGVDEVGRGAWAGPVTVCAAITGLRRPPVGLTDSKLLTVKRRNELDEILRKWVSSYALGHASPEEIDGLGMTAALRLAAGRALDALPIRPDAVILDGKHDYLGAPWKVRTVIKGDRSCVAVAAASVIAKVQRDKMMAELGIDHADFGFADNAGYPSPVHKAALEVRGPTPFHRLSWAYLDALPQWRHLKKARSWAEGSVPEIEGQLGFDF; from the coding sequence ATGCCGTACGAACCCCCTACTCACACCGTCGAGCGCTCCCTTCGCGCCACGACCGGAGCGAAGGTCATCGCCGGTGTCGACGAGGTCGGCCGCGGAGCGTGGGCCGGACCCGTCACCGTCTGCGCGGCGATCACCGGACTGCGCAGGCCGCCCGTCGGCCTGACCGACTCCAAGCTCCTCACCGTCAAGCGACGCAACGAACTCGACGAGATACTGCGGAAATGGGTGAGTTCCTACGCCCTGGGGCATGCCTCTCCCGAGGAGATCGACGGACTGGGCATGACGGCCGCGCTGCGGCTCGCCGCAGGGCGGGCACTGGACGCGCTGCCGATCCGCCCCGACGCGGTGATCCTCGACGGGAAGCACGACTACCTCGGCGCCCCGTGGAAGGTCCGTACGGTCATCAAGGGCGACCGCTCGTGCGTGGCGGTGGCGGCGGCCTCGGTGATCGCGAAGGTTCAGCGCGACAAAATGATGGCCGAACTGGGTATCGACCATGCAGACTTCGGTTTTGCGGACAATGCCGGGTATCCCTCACCTGTGCACAAGGCCGCACTGGAGGTACGGGGCCCCACTCCGTTCCACCGGTTGTCGTGGGCGTATCTTGATGCGCTGCCCCAGTGGCGGCATCTCAAGAAGGCCCGTAGCTGGGCGGAGGGAAGCGTTCCGGAGATCGAGGGCCAGCTGGGTTTCGACTTCTGA
- a CDS encoding RecQ family ATP-dependent DNA helicase, with protein sequence MEHTNNADLRADADTVLARLVGDATGGARLREDQWRAIEALVADRRRALVVQRTGWGKSAVYFVATSLLRARGAGPTVIVSPLLALMRNQVEAAARAGIHARTINSSNTEEWETVQGEIAAGEVDVLLVSPERLNNPDFRDQVLPALAAATGLLVVDEAHCISDWGHDFRPDYRRLRTMLTDLPTGVPVLATTATANARVTADVAEQLGTGGSSDALVLRGPLNRESLSLNVLRLPDAAHRMAWLADHLDELPGSGIIYTLTVAAAEEVTAFLRQRGHLVASYTGRTENAERQQAEEDLLANKVKALVATSALGMGFDKPDLGFVVHLGSPSSPIAYYQQVGRAGRGVEHAEVLLLPGREDEAIWEYFASLAFPPEDLVRRTLDVLARAEKPMSLPALEPLVELRRSRLETMLKVLDVDGAVKRVKGGWIATGRPWTYETERYDWVARQRKAEQEAMRQYASTTECRMEFLQRQLDDEGARPCGRCDNCAGARYAADTSSAALDAARVDLGRAGVEVEPRRMWPTGLPAIGMDLKGRISAGEQAATGRALGRLSDIGWGNRLRPMLTAQAPDGSVPDDVARAVVTVLADWAKGPGGWASGEPDAQPRPVGVVTLASRTRPQLIRSLGARIAEVGRLPLLGTVEYSGDASPVTRSNSAQRLKALDGMLEVPQELAVALADTQGPVLLVDDYVETGWTLAVAARLLRRAGAQGVLPLVLAVQG encoded by the coding sequence ATGGAGCACACGAACAACGCGGATCTCCGGGCGGACGCCGACACCGTCCTCGCCCGGCTCGTCGGCGACGCCACCGGCGGCGCCCGGCTGCGTGAGGACCAGTGGCGGGCCATCGAGGCGCTGGTCGCCGACCGGCGCCGGGCCCTGGTCGTCCAGCGCACCGGGTGGGGCAAGTCCGCGGTCTACTTCGTGGCGACCTCGCTCCTCCGGGCCAGAGGCGCCGGGCCCACCGTGATCGTCTCACCGCTTCTCGCCCTGATGCGCAACCAGGTCGAGGCGGCGGCCCGGGCCGGTATTCACGCACGGACGATCAACTCCTCCAACACCGAGGAGTGGGAGACCGTGCAGGGTGAGATCGCGGCGGGTGAGGTCGACGTCCTGCTGGTGAGTCCCGAGCGGCTCAACAACCCTGATTTCCGCGATCAGGTGCTGCCCGCGCTGGCCGCCGCGACCGGGCTGCTGGTGGTCGACGAAGCCCACTGCATCTCCGACTGGGGCCATGACTTCCGCCCGGACTACCGTCGGCTGCGGACCATGCTCACCGACCTCCCGACGGGCGTTCCGGTGCTCGCCACGACGGCGACGGCGAACGCGCGCGTGACGGCCGACGTGGCCGAGCAACTGGGCACGGGCGGTTCGTCGGACGCGCTGGTGCTGCGCGGCCCGCTGAACCGGGAGAGCCTCAGCCTGAACGTGCTCCGGCTGCCGGACGCCGCGCACCGCATGGCGTGGCTCGCCGACCACCTGGACGAGCTGCCGGGCTCCGGGATCATCTACACGCTCACGGTGGCCGCCGCCGAGGAGGTCACCGCCTTCCTCCGGCAGCGCGGACACCTGGTCGCCTCCTACACGGGCCGTACGGAGAACGCCGAGCGGCAGCAGGCCGAGGAGGATCTGCTGGCCAACAAGGTCAAGGCGCTGGTCGCGACCTCGGCGCTCGGCATGGGGTTCGACAAGCCCGACCTGGGCTTCGTCGTGCACCTCGGCTCGCCCTCCTCCCCCATCGCCTACTACCAGCAGGTGGGCCGGGCGGGCCGCGGTGTCGAGCACGCCGAGGTGCTCCTGCTGCCGGGCAGGGAGGACGAAGCGATCTGGGAGTACTTCGCGTCGCTCGCGTTCCCCCCGGAGGACCTCGTGCGCCGCACGCTGGACGTCCTCGCCCGCGCGGAGAAGCCGATGTCGCTGCCCGCCCTGGAGCCCTTGGTGGAGCTGCGCCGCTCCCGTCTGGAGACCATGCTCAAGGTGCTCGACGTGGACGGGGCGGTCAAGCGAGTGAAGGGCGGCTGGATCGCCACCGGCCGGCCGTGGACCTACGAGACCGAGCGGTACGACTGGGTGGCGCGCCAGCGCAAGGCCGAGCAGGAGGCGATGCGGCAGTACGCGTCGACGACGGAGTGCCGGATGGAGTTCCTCCAGCGCCAGCTCGACGACGAGGGCGCGAGGCCCTGCGGACGCTGCGACAACTGCGCGGGAGCCCGCTACGCCGCCGATACGTCCTCGGCGGCGCTGGACGCCGCGCGGGTCGATCTGGGCCGCGCGGGTGTCGAGGTGGAGCCCCGCCGGATGTGGCCGACCGGTCTCCCCGCGATCGGCATGGACCTCAAGGGACGGATCTCGGCGGGCGAACAGGCGGCCACCGGAAGGGCCTTGGGGCGCCTTTCGGACATCGGCTGGGGCAACCGGCTCCGTCCGATGCTCACCGCGCAGGCTCCGGACGGATCAGTTCCGGACGATGTGGCGCGGGCCGTCGTGACCGTGTTGGCCGATTGGGCGAAAGGGCCGGGCGGTTGGGCCTCCGGGGAGCCCGACGCACAGCCGCGCCCGGTCGGTGTGGTCACCCTCGCGTCGCGCACCCGGCCGCAGTTGATCCGTTCACTGGGCGCACGCATCGCGGAGGTCGGCCGCCTGCCGCTGCTGGGCACGGTCGAGTACAGCGGTGACGCCTCACCGGTCACCCGGAGCAACAGCGCTCAGCGCCTCAAGGCACTGGACGGCATGCTGGAGGTGCCGCAGGAGCTGGCCGTCGCCCTCGCGGACACGCAAGGGCCCGTACTGCTCGTGGACGACTACGTGGAGACGGGCTGGACCCTCGCGGTCGCCGCCCGACTGCTCCGACGCGCGGGAGCGCAGGGGGTGTTGCCTCTCGTCCTCGCTGTGCAGGGATGA
- a CDS encoding DUF4192 domain-containing protein produces MTNHSETTGSPENGDITGGGGPAGQAEREEWEQWNEGEEWESYGGEAEVGAPPVDDGPLPYISHSPYDARTSYDSSPTVHQVTLRTPAELADALPYLLGHRPEDSIVLVTLDDRGRRGRFGGRARLGIPANPDDWPDVAMQLARGLVKGRERRGVRPAQMVVYLCQEPGPGETGRQVMERLQPLAHKLRLACGDLEVPVIEALCISDGRFWSYCCSREGCCPVEGTAMGLPGTSVLAAAATYAGIQVRGTLRELRARLLPWEGGDALEQEVALDAAGMALVPRILDDVSRAEVAEETLGLAGRLIRRFGEAPAIPGVLLADRRDDELIGSDEAATLILGLQDRETRDRAAEWMEGDEAAPALRLWRALARRCVGPYGEHAAAPLTLAGWVAWSSRDELEAREALAMALGADPEYLFARLLHQACNEGLDPESVRRCLRSARERRGAPSDRDGLTGERELAPPSGQMSGQADDQARAQVPEQMSVRVPRQRNGCAPATLTGRRRRRSGVVRPSSSTTRPVPPGRGGSRPRTEVNPAVRSRGDRPEGARPDSDGSKKEV; encoded by the coding sequence ATGACGAATCACAGCGAAACGACTGGATCCCCCGAAAACGGCGACATCACCGGCGGTGGTGGTCCGGCGGGGCAGGCGGAGCGAGAAGAGTGGGAGCAGTGGAACGAGGGAGAGGAGTGGGAGTCGTACGGGGGTGAGGCGGAGGTCGGTGCGCCACCCGTCGACGACGGCCCCTTGCCGTACATCAGTCACAGCCCGTACGACGCGAGGACTTCGTACGACAGCAGCCCGACCGTCCATCAAGTCACCCTGCGCACACCCGCCGAGCTGGCCGACGCGCTGCCGTACCTGCTCGGACACCGGCCGGAGGACAGCATCGTTCTGGTGACCCTGGACGACCGAGGCCGGAGGGGCAGGTTCGGCGGACGGGCCCGGCTCGGCATCCCCGCCAACCCGGACGACTGGCCCGACGTCGCGATGCAACTCGCGCGCGGACTCGTGAAGGGCCGCGAACGGCGAGGAGTGCGACCCGCCCAGATGGTCGTCTACCTCTGTCAGGAGCCGGGCCCGGGCGAGACGGGCCGGCAGGTCATGGAGCGGCTGCAACCGCTGGCCCACAAGCTGCGCCTGGCCTGCGGGGACCTCGAAGTCCCGGTGATCGAAGCGCTGTGCATCTCCGACGGCCGCTTCTGGTCGTACTGCTGCTCCAGGGAAGGCTGTTGTCCGGTCGAAGGCACCGCCATGGGTCTGCCCGGCACCTCCGTGCTGGCCGCGGCCGCCACCTACGCGGGGATCCAGGTCCGGGGCACACTGCGCGAGTTGCGGGCCAGGCTGCTGCCCTGGGAGGGCGGCGACGCACTGGAGCAGGAGGTCGCCCTGGACGCCGCGGGCATGGCGCTCGTCCCCAGGATTCTCGACGACGTGAGCCGCGCGGAGGTGGCCGAGGAGACGCTCGGTCTGGCCGGACGTCTCATCCGGCGGTTCGGTGAAGCGCCCGCGATTCCCGGCGTATTGCTCGCGGATCGCCGGGACGACGAACTGATCGGGTCCGACGAGGCCGCGACGCTCATCCTCGGCCTCCAGGACCGTGAGACGCGTGACCGTGCGGCCGAGTGGATGGAGGGCGACGAGGCCGCTCCGGCCCTGCGTCTGTGGCGGGCGTTGGCGCGCCGCTGTGTCGGACCGTACGGCGAACACGCGGCGGCACCCCTCACGCTGGCGGGCTGGGTCGCCTGGTCCAGCAGAGACGAACTGGAGGCCAGGGAAGCGCTGGCCATGGCCCTCGGCGCGGATCCCGAGTACCTCTTCGCCCGACTTCTCCACCAGGCCTGCAACGAGGGCCTCGACCCCGAGTCGGTACGACGCTGCCTGCGCTCTGCGCGGGAGCGGCGCGGGGCGCCGTCCGACAGGGATGGCCTGACCGGGGAGCGCGAACTCGCGCCGCCGAGTGGCCAGATGAGTGGTCAGGCGGACGACCAGGCGCGTGCGCAGGTACCGGAGCAGATGTCCGTACGGGTGCCTCGGCAGCGGAATGGCTGTGCGCCGGCGACGCTGACCGGCCGTCGGCGTCGACGTTCGGGCGTGGTCCGTCCTTCTTCGAGCACCACGCGCCCTGTCCCTCCGGGCCGGGGCGGCTCACGGCCTCGCACCGAGGTGAACCCCGCCGTGCGGAGCCGGGGCGACCGACCCGAAGGGGCAAGGCCCGACAGCGACGGCTCCAAGAAGGAGGTGTGA